In the Anoplopoma fimbria isolate UVic2021 breed Golden Eagle Sablefish chromosome 7, Afim_UVic_2022, whole genome shotgun sequence genome, one interval contains:
- the ap1s1 gene encoding AP-1 complex subunit sigma-1A, with translation MMRFMLLFSRQGKLRLQKWYTATAERDKKKMVRELMQIVLARKPKMCSFLEWRDLKIVYKRYASLYFCCAIEEQDNELITLEVIHRFVELLDKYFGSVCELDIIFNFEKAYFILDEFLMGGEIQDTSKKSVLKAIEQADLLQEEDESPRSVLEEMGLA, from the exons ATGCGGTTCATGCTGCTTTTTAGCCGACAGGGGAAGCTGCGACTGCAGAAGTGGTACACAGCCACCGCTGAGCGCGACAAGAAGAAGATGGTGAGGGAGCTGATGCAGATAGTGCTCGCCCGCAAACCAAAGATGTGCAGCTTCCTGGAGTGGAGGGACCTCAAGATTGTCTATAAAAG GTACGCCAGCCTGTATTTCTGTTGTGCAATTGAAGAGCAGGATAATGAGCTGATCACACTTGAAGTCATCCACCGCTTCGTAGAGCTTCTGGATAAGTACTTTGGCAGT gtGTGTGAACTGGACATCATCTTTAACTTTGAGAAAGCCTACTTCATTCTAGATGAGTTCCTGATGGGAGGAGAGATACAGGATACGTCTAAGAAGAGCGTCCTCAAAGCCATTGAACAAGCCGACCTTCTTCAGGAG GAGGACGAGTCTCCCAGGAGTGTGCTGGAGGAGATGGGCTTGGCGTAG